The DNA window attggaagctcagcatatagatccatggtccccattctagttgagaacattctgcttgtaagactcattaattgattcgtgattgatcaattataattctaaagttagactatgtctaattttatgaattttcactaattaggggtgaaattgtaaggaaaagagttttctaggtttatttatttattaatagacattatatgtctaattaataattaaattaaatgacaatattatttaataatgtattttagttattaaataattagttttggcatttaaaaggttagaattggaaaattggcatttttgagaaaatagagataaaatttgataaaattgcaaaattaagtaaggcccaacaacacctaggccggccacttaattagatttttcaaattattattttcattattttaatgccaaataattctaaacctagacctagtagttgcctataaatagaaagtgatggctcagtcaaaacacaagttttcaacaagcctttctgacagaaatttctctcttcagaaaactgagccttcctcactctctaccttggccgaaatctctctctctctctctcttttcccttcatctttttcgtgaccctagtgaaagagtaagtgcccacacacagcaagcagtaactcaatcatagattggaagactgtgaaggatcaaagcttgaagaagaaggagattcgggctcagatcttgattatactctgctacagaaaggaatcaagggttagagatctgagtggaaggagacatttattccgctgcatcaatttaaggttttcttaactttatatgtgtttattttatcgttttagaaagttcatatttaggatgttaataaacatacttgtgagtagatctaagatcctggtaaaataattcccaacaccaACTACATTAAATGATGAATCAAGCATGACCTCTAAAAGATCATGGGATCCATTATCAAAAATATTAACCACAATTCTTACAGTTTCACTAGGCTATAAGAAAATCAAAGTCTTAGAACCCCAACTTAACTTTTCAATCGTGAATTTGGCTTGAAAATATAATGCTCGAGCCACATTGAGCAAATGATGATGCTTTCTTTCAGCAACAGCATTTTGCTCAGGTGTCTTGACACAAGTAAAGTCGTGCATGATCCTATGTTGAGCAAacaatattagaatattttatttatagaaattattttctaattaaggaaatgattttttatttaaggaaataaataaataactgattttttgttaaatgaatattttatattcattgaatctggacaaaatcaattatgtaatattctatatatggtcagatttctatattcatcacctgatttgatttcctgaattaattgtcaaaatattctgacaattaatgtggcgcagatactgatggagtatctcacctataaatatagggtctcggtccccgagctcctcactcattctgttcataacagcaaaatccatctaaagagagttgagagagcgaggaagcccgattacccacattaatcggtttcttttgcaaaTAAAGCTTATGTGGAAATAATGCtcaaagaatcaatggctggaggtatttcgatccttatattcatatagtgtatatgtttatttattccgcatgttatatacacatacatatattttatattatacatataaatgtctaacaaacAATTCTTTGAAAACTAATTCAGGTGCATTATCAGACCTGAAAGTTTTAAAAACACAGTTGAATTGTGTTTGAACATAGGATAGAAATTGTGGGATTATGCTTTTAGCATCAGATTTGTGCTGCATTAAATAAATCCATGTAAACCGTGAGTGGTCATCTACTAGAGTTAGAAAGTACTTGTGATTAGTGTGTGAGGCTATGTGATAAGGTCCCCATATGTCACAATGTATGAGatcaaaaatacaatttttagattattattattctgaAAAGAGAGTCTTTTCTGCTTAGCAATGGGACAAATATAACatggtttatttttatgtaaagcAGAAGTGTTACAATGTAAAGTTTCCCCGAGAAGATCTAATCGCTTATGAGACAAATGCCCAAGTCAAGAATGCCAAATTTCAGCTGAAATGGACAGAACTTGGAAGGGATCTGGTGCCTCATCAAGGATATAGAGATCATTGATATTGCTACCTTTTCCAATCATCCTCCGGTATGGCTTTGTCCTAGATAAAAAAACTATCAGATTCGAAAAGTATGGTGATAGCAGTATTCTTTGTCATATAGCTAGTAGAAATGATGTTATACTTAAAATTGGGGGCATAAAGAACATCAATAAGGGTGATGTTATTATTGAGAACAATTGTGCCACTTTGACTAACATAAAAACAATTATTGTTAGGCAAAATGAGTTTTGTAACTGGTATTTTGCATATACACTGAAAAAGTTTTATATTGGAACAGATATGTCTTGTAGCTCTGGAATCCATAATCCAAGAATTATGTAAAATAGATTGTGTTATGGGATAGTAAGATACCTGTGTTACCAGAAGAGGTAGGTGGTTCGGAGATATTCATACCAGTTTGCTGTGCAGCAAGCAAATTAAGCAATTGTTGATACTGAGTTGTAGAAAGTTGAGGAAGGAGAGCCTGGTTTTCTTGCTGGTTGTTGCTACTGTCATCTGTTGTTTGAATTTGATTTGCATTGGCCTCTTTGGATTTATTCTTGTTAAAACTTGGTGGATACCCGTGAATTTTATAGCATCTTTCGATAGTGTGTCCAAGGATGTTGCAGTGAGTGCAAAAAGGTCTACTCCTTTTGGGAGGCTCATTCTTGGAGGTGGTATTATCAGTCTTTTGACCTGTATTTTTGTTTCCTTGAAACACGAAGGCCATAGCGAAATTCTAGTTGGTAGTGTTCGACTGATTACCTCTTTGATGTTCTTCTTGTGTGACTAGATGAAAGACACGGCTGATTTCTGGTAATGGTTCCATGAGAAGGATGCTACCAAGAACTTGAGAAAAAGAATCAGAAAGTCCCATTAAAAAGGACATAATATGTTCCATATGATAGTGATCTTGAAGTCTTTTGACTCCTCCACAAGTGCACCCATTGCAGGTGCAAGATGGTCTAAAATTGGTCAATTCCTCCCATATAGTTTTAAGCCTAGTAAAGTACATACCAATAGTTTGATTATCTTGTTTCAGGTTCATGAGATCTTTCCTTAGATTGTATATATGAGGGCCATTTCTTTGGTGGAATCAGACTCTAAGGTCATTCCAAATGGCAGCAACAGACTCATCTTAGAGAATGCTAGAAGAGATTTCCTTAGATACAGAATTTAAAATCCATGAAATAACAATGTTATTGTTTCTTATCCATGCATTGTAAAGAATTTGATTAGAAGGTAAGGGTTTAGAAATTGAACCATCCAAGAAGCCGATCTTGTTCTTGACAGAGATGGCGAGTTGCATAGCCCTGCTCCAAGCTACATAATTGTCCTGCCCCGTGAGTGGTTGAGAAATAAGAGTATGTCTTGGATTGTCTCCATGGTGGAGAAAGTATGGATTTGTAGGATCTTCGAGTGGATTTTTTGAAGCTGAAACTTGCAGAGAAGAGTTTTGAGTTTCTCCCATGGTGGTTTGGATCGTGGCTTCATCTTGAGTGCCTTGATTCGATTGATTATTGGTAGACATGTCAGACAATCAATCGAGGAGAAAATCGATTGAAATCTTGATAGAAAGGTAGAAGAGTGCAACGGAAGAAGACACAGCTTCGTCGGAGAAGGAGAAGAaaatcgggtcccatataattttaaaaaataacttttagggaATATTGCTAATCAATCACGAGGCGTCACCTCTAGGTGATGCTAGGCATCATTGGTacttaatagcaatgctctttttttttttttttttttttgaataaaaatgaaaaattcatCAAAATAAATCATCCAAAACTAAGGATGCAATTATAGTATGCAAAGAGTGACTACTAAAAATACAATCAGCCTCAACAAGAGAGGATCGGGCCAGACAATGCGCTACCCTATTAGCAGATCGCTTAACAACACATAACAAAACTTTGTCCATAACGACAATCAACGCCTTACAATCAAAAATAATATAGCCATAAGGAGAagctataattttattattttgtaaatctgAAATTACTTGAAGAAAATCTGACTCCACGATCACAAGGCTTCTTTCATTTCCATTGCCTTAACTTCATGTGGCTGAAGTGCACCAACTTTACACACAGTTTTGGCCTGGACAACCACACCAGATGCAGACCGAGCCACCAATCCCACTCCAAACCGATTCTCTAATGAAAAAAATTGCTCCATCCACATTTACTTTGATGATTAGAAACTCAGAGGGCTTCCATTTATAAGACCGAACCTCATGATGGTCCCTGTGTGAGTCCTTATCGGCTTGTTAAGCATTAAACCAGTCCACATAATTGATTTTTGCATTCTGAATTACCTCACCCACCATAGGAAGTTTATCATTCCATACCACATCATTTCTAGTATTCCAAATGGACCATAGAATCGTGACGGCTTCAACACTCTCGGGTTCACTCCAAATATTCAAACCTTCCTCAAACCAGCTTGTGAATAACATAGCAGCAGGTGCTACAACAGTCACCTTCGTTTTCCTTCAGCAAGCACTAGCAAAGGTGCATTGAACAAGCATATGAAGTGCTGTTTTTGGTGCAGCAGAACAGATCGGGCAACATGTCGTAACAAGCACATGTTTAGTGGCTAATTGGAACCTTGTTGGAAGGCTATTGACACACACACACGCCATAAAAAATTCTGCACCTCTGGGGGAAGTTTAAGCTTCCACAGCTTCCTCCAAAAATCAGATGATGAAGCAGAACCAGGCCTAGAAAAGAGCTGCTGTAGCAAACCGTAGGCACTTTTAACTGTGGAAAAACCATCGTTCTCTTTCCACCAATACCAGCTATCACCTTCACTCCCAGTAGACAAAGGAATCTGCCAAATTAATCTTTGGTCTCTATCATTGAAGACTTTTGAAAGTATCTCATTATCCCACTCAAGCTTATTCACTTCCATCAAAGAATTCACCATTTTGTTAACAAGGCTCAGGTGAGATGATTCAATAAAAGGATTCACATCATCCTTAAGCCATGGATCCTTAAGAATACTAACCCACATGCCATCCCCAACCAGACTTCTCGCACCAACAATCACCAACCCTTGAGACTCCAATATACTCCTCTAAATATAACTAGGATTGCTTCTAAAGATGCGGTAAGAAAGTTACCATGAGCAAAGTATCTTGCTTTGAATATATTTGTAACCAAACTATCCTCACAAGTGAGAAGCCAACCTTGCTTTGCCAATAATGACAAATTGAAATCCCTGAAGTCCCAAAACCCCATACCTCCATTCAACTTATGAGAAGAAAGCTTGTCCCAACTCAACCAATGGATACATTTGTTTTTATTGCTTCTCCACCAAAATTTCCACGACATCAGTACTAATACTGACGGGAAGAAGAAACACATTCATGGTATAGGCAGGGAGAGCTTGAATAACAGATTTAATAAGCACTTCCTTCCCAGCCTTCGATAAGAACTTATTGTCCCAAGTTTGAACCCTCTTATGTACTTTATCCACCACATAGCTAAAAGTAGCAATTTTATTTCTACCAATAGTACTTGGAAGACCCAGATATTTGCTCTTCTCATCAGCCTCACGAATGCCCATTCTATTACAAATAGTTTGTCGCATACTCGTCGTATTGGTGCTAAAGAACACAGATGACTTAGTAAAATTGACCTGTTGGCCCGATGCTTTAGCAAAAACATCAAGCATCTGTTGTATGTTTGCAACTTCTTGTTCCGTAGCTTTACAATACAAAAAGCTATCATTCGCAAAGAGCATATGAGACACAATAGGAGCACCATTTGCCACTTTACACCCATGGATTAATTTTCTATCCTCAAAGCTTCTGATTAATGTCGAAAATCCTTCTGCACATTTGAGAAAAAGATAAGGTGAGATTGGATCGCCTTGTCTAAGTCCTATACTAGGAGTGATTGGCCCAAGAGTATACCCACTACTCACCACATGAAATTGAACCGAAGAAAGGCATCCAAAAATAAGCCAAACCCATTTGTCATCAAAACCCAACCGAGATAAAATAGCACATAGAAAAAGCCAATCAACTCGATCATATGCTTTACTAAGATCAAGCTTTAACACCATATAACCATCCTTCCCAACTTTCTTTCTCTTAAGATAATGAAGGATTTCAAATGAAAGCATGATATTAACCGTGATCAACCTTCCCGGAATAAAAGCACTTTGGTTCAAAGAAATAATATTCCCCAAAAAAACCTTTCATTCGATTAGCAAGAACCTTTGTGATGACTTTAGCAACCACAATATTGCAAAGAAAAATAGGTCTCAACTCGCTCATTTGATCGGGCTTTTTCTTTTTAGGAATCAACACTATATTGGTGGCATTCATGCCCTCAGGCATCTCCTCGGTCAAGAAGAAATTTTTGACACAATTTATCACGTATGTATACCAACAATATGCCAATACTTTTGGAAAAATTTTGGGTTCATACCATCCGGTTCCGGCGACTTATCGGGATGCATTTGAAACAAGGCATCTTTAACTTCTTGATCTTGAATTGGCCTAAGCAAATTTCTATTGTGCTCCTCCTTGACTATAGGATTTACACAATTCAAAACCTCATCCCAATCCCCATGTTTAGCAgtaaaaatttgagaaaaataatCCTTTATCACATTTCCAAGACCATTATCCCATTTTTTTGGATTCCCCATAACATCTTTTAAACTGATAATATTGTTATTACGACGACGCGAGGAAGCTTTAGAGTGAAAAAATTTACTATTTTGATCACCATTTTGAAGCCACAATTGTTTAGATTGTTGCCGCCAAAACATCTCTCTCTAGTTCAAGATTTCGAAAAGCTATTGGTTGGTATCAACATATTGCTGCTTCCCTTCAGCATCACGACGGCTCTTCAGTTGCTTTAACTCTCTATTGCAGTTCTTGATACGAGCTGAGAAGTTACCCTAAACATGAGTGCCCCAATCTTGAAGTGCCTGACCACACAACTGATTCTGGTGCATAAGAAGACCATTACTCCAACTGTCCTGAATAATAGCTTCACACTCTTGAAATCTCACCCAGCAGTTTTCGAAACGAAAATGTCTCACCCTTTCAACAGCCACTTGATGCTCCATATCCAAAAATAAAGGGCTATGATCAGAGGGAGAAACCTCCGTGTTGAATAACTTGGCGTCAGGAAACTTAATTAACCAGTCATGATTAACCATTGTACGATCAAGCTTCGCTTCAATCCATTGGGGAGTATCTCTACTCTTTTCCCATGTAAATGGATGGCCATTCATTTCAAGATCAATTAAACCACATTGTTGAGTCACCTCTTTGAAGCCTTCAATTAGCCAAGTTGGATAAGGATTACCCCCAATCTTTTCACTATTGtggagaacattattaaaaTCACCCATGATACACCAAACCTCTTTTGATCGAGCATATAAAGTCCATAAAAGTTTCCAAGTATTCCTCCTTAAGCTACGATTGGGCTCACCATACAACCCAGTAAAACGAAACTTCCCATACCCTTCAAACTGAACCAAGCTATCAATGTGATTTGTAAAGAAAGAATCAACATTAACCTCCTCTTCATTCTTCCAAAACAACGCCAGTCCCTCACTCCTACCATTAGcttcaacaacaaaacaacctTCATACTCCAAACTTCTACATAATAATTCAAGTTTCTCCTTATTACATAAAGTTTCACACAAAAATATTACCTTAGGCCTTTCTTGAGCAACAAGCTCTTTAAGGAACTGAACATTTCGTGTAGGCCCCAGACCACGACAGTTCCAACTCAACATTTTCATAATGTCTGGCGAGCCCCATTGCCAAGGCCCGCCAATGATGAGTGTTTTTTGAAGTCCACTACCACCAGCTCCATGTGACCCATACTACCTCCCTCCCCAacctttctttttttattatcttaaATTATCAGCCCAACATTTTCATCACTCATTATTTCCTTTTCCTTATTCTTTCCAAACATATCCTCATTAACTTCAGCCCCATTGCCAACACGTCCACCATTATCTTGATTGCCAATCATATTACTAATTTTATTTACTATATTATGGTGATTCACTCCTCATTGATTCTTGGCTAAATGAACGTCAGACCTTCTTTCCATATTCGGTTGAAAGGAGCTTACATGTCCAGGTTCATTGTTGCCGTCAGCCACCTCCGACTTCCACCCTTTGGGACACAAAGCCACTGCGCTCCAATGTTCTTGTGGTTCTTCTGTGGCAGCACTCCCATGAAATCACCGTACGGTTTCGTAATTTGGTCTGTCGATTGATGAAACAGACGGTTGCAAATTTTTTTGGAATGACCAATGACACCACATATGAAACAAAAAGTCGACATCCTTTCATATTAGAAATGAACCCAAAACCAGCTACCATCTTCTTTTGTCAGTTTCATACGCCTTCTTAAAGGTTTTGCAATATCAATCGTCACTCTAATTCTGAGATAATTTCTCCAGACTCCAATGAAGTTTTTCGAATCTGATTCTAAGAACTTTCCCAAAGCATTACCAACTCCACGGACTGTCCCTTCCGTCATACATCCCAGTTTTACATCATGAATCTGAACCCAAATATCAAGGTTGTTTAAACGAACATCATACGGATCTCCTCCCACAGGCAATCGTTGAATAATCAATTGCATTCTCTCATAAGTCCACGGGCTGCCATTGATGACACGTTGATCAATATCTATTTCATGATAGAATTGAAACAAAAATCGATTGTTCTCAAGCTTTTTAACAAACATTTCCATTCCCGGCTGCCATAGCGAAGCCAATATATTCCGCATCTTATCAAAGTCGATCATCCTATTAGATGGAAACCTCCCCACTAAGCACCACCTATCATCAATCCCCTCTTCCACCCCGTCTCCTCCCACTGTCACTCCCTCAAACTCTTCCTCTTCTACCTAAAAGTTGTAAACACCACTGGAAGACGCACCCACAAACAAAGAAACTAGAGAAACAAACCATACTATTAAGGCTTATGACCGTATTGAATGGGGTTTTTTGGAGGCTGTTTTGCTCAAACTCGGCTTCAGTAGAAAATGGGTGAATCTCACTCTTTCTTGTGTGACCTCGGCTAGTTATACCATCACCCATGGAGACAAGGAAATGGGGCCTATCATTCCAACTAGAGGTATCAGACAAGGATGTCCTCTCTCTCCATACCTGTTCATTTTGTGTGCGGAAGGTCTCTCTGCTCTAATCAAGAAATATGAAGGTCGAGGCTGGCTACACGGTTGCAAAGTGGCTAATGGGGCCCCGAGAATCTCTCATATGCTTTTTGCGGACGACAGCTACCTCTATTGTAAAGCTACGCTCCAAGAAGCTTTGAAAGTCCGTGAATTGTTATTCAAATTCGAAAATGCTTCCGGTCAACAGGTCAATTTAACCAAGTCCTCCATCTTCTATAGTACAAATACTTCAGACGCCACCCGAAGCCAACTGAATCATACCCTTCAGATGTCTCAAGCCACTGAGAATAGCACTTACTTGGGCCTCCCTAGTACCATGGGAAGAAACAAAACGGCGGTCCTAGGCTTTCTTAAAGATCGGGTTCGCAAAAGACTCCAAGGATGGGAAGGTAAATTCCTTTCTCGGGCAGGCAAGGAAGTTTTGGTTAAAACCGTGGCTCAGACTCTCCCAAGCTACGCCATGAGCGTGTTCCTGTTACCTTTAGAGATCAGCAGAGAGATTGAACAATTGATGTCAAAGTTCTGGTGGAAATCCTCAAAACAAAACAGTGGTGGAATCCATTGGATGAACTGGGACAAGCTCTGTAAGCATAAAGATGTTGGAGGTATGGGCTTCAGGAATCTCAGGGATTTTAACTTGGCTCTTTTAGGAAAACAAGGTTGGCGTCTCCTCACTAGAACGGACTCTTTGGTTTCCATGGTTTTCAAGGCTCGATATTATCCTCATGGTTCCTATCTTAATGCTCCTCTTGGAAATAATCCAAGCTTCGTTTGGAGAAGTATTTGGGAGGCTCAACAACTGGTCACGAAAGGAACAAGGTGGTGCATTGGTGATGGTAACAACGTTACTGTTGTTGGTGAAGCTTGGCTGCCCGATCCCCACAATCCCTTTGTTAGCTCTTCTCATCCTGCTCTTTCGGGTGTCAAAGTGAGTAGTTTGATGGTTCCAGGTTTGAAATGTTGGGATGTTGAGTTGATTGATGACTTGTTCAATGAAAGAGATAAAAGCCTCATCCTTCAGATTCCGTTACAAGTTGCTGAGTGCATCGATCATGTGATATGGAGTTCTGACTCTTCGGGGATTTACTCTGTTAAGTCCGCTTACAACCTCCTACAGCAAATTAATGGTCGCTGGAGTGAAGAAGAAGCATCGGCTTTTTGGAAGAGTTTGTGGAAGCTAAAGATCCCCCCAAAGATCAAAAACTTGATATGGCGTGCAGGCACAAATTGTCTCCCAACGATGACACACCTTCGAACTAAGCGTGTGGAGGTTAGTTTACTTTGTCCTTTCTGTCAAAGTGCTAACGAAACAACACTGCATTGTTTGGTAACCTGTCAAGTGATCACCCTGGCTTGGAATCGTGTGGGGATAGGCACTCAAGTGGCCGAGGACACCAGCTTTCTCGACTGGTGCAGTGCGGCTTTTTCTGGTGCAGACAGCGAGAAGAGGGGGTTAATAGCGGCTGTTTGCTGGGCTATCTGGGGGGCGAGAAATGGGGTGGTCTAGAACAACAAAGCTGTAAGAATCAACGATATTGTCTCGGCTGCTACAGTCTATCTTAACCAATGGAGAAATGCTCAAAACTCTTTGATAGAGTCATCCGAAAATGGTTTTATACCAGGAGATGGTTTGGAGCATTGGGTGTCACCTATTCACAATAGTGTTAAGATTAATGTGGACGCGACATTATTTGAGAGTAACCACAGCTTTGGTTTCGGCATGGTACTGAGAGACAGTCGTGGGGTCCTTGTTCATGGACGCACGGTGCTCAAACAAGGCGATGTGAACCCAGCTTTAGCCGAAGCAATGGGCGTGAGGGAAGCCTTGAGCTGGATAAAAACTCTCTCATTACATCAGTGTGTGTTGGAAACCGACAGCCTAGTAGTAGTCCAAGCTATTCGGAGCTCTATTGATATGATTTCTTTATTCGGTTTGGTGATTAAAGATTGTAAAGAATTGCTTGCTACTTTGAGAAATGTTTCTATTTATTTCGTTAAACGGTCAGCGAACTCAGTTGCTCATGCTTTTGCTAGAGCGTCTAGTTCTTATCCTGATTGTGTTTTCAGCTTGGGGATGTCCCAACTGAGTTGCTTCCTAGTTTGGTTGCTGAAGTTCAAGTTTAATAAAGATgaatttcattcaaaaaaaaaaaaaaaaaccatactaTTAAATTAGAAAAGGCCAAAAATTACAGTTGTCTTTCCTTCTCATGAATTTATACTTGTGGTATAGGTAGCTCTTATTACATATTCCAAATAAGAAGTAAGTAGACATAAGTCATTATCTCAATTAATAGCTAAATTAATAGATATAAGTTATTATCTCAAACCCCAACAACCAAACAAAATAATGGTaatcaattaaatatataagacacaccacatttttatataaaaaatagaaattgatacttattatttacaaaaatactttcataAGGTGTGAACAATAATTTTATCTTTAATGAGcttttatttatcaaaatatCACTTACACATATACATTCATGTCAGCCTAAACAACCTTCCAATCATTATCCTTTCGAAACACACGTTTAAAATTCCTTCGCCATCTTCTTCTTCCAATTGCCTCATTTATCAGTTTTTTTGGCTATTACCTTATGTTCTGCTTCTCTATTTCCATTACCAAAAAAGCTTTCAAAATGGGTCATGATCAGTTGCTAACAAGGCTAAAGGGAAACGTCTAGTCATCGACAA is part of the Cannabis sativa cultivar Pink pepper isolate KNU-18-1 chromosome 5, ASM2916894v1, whole genome shotgun sequence genome and encodes:
- the LOC115716546 gene encoding uncharacterized protein LOC115716546 — its product is MGNPKKWDNGLGNVIKDYFSQIFTAKHGDWDEVLNCVNPIVKEEHNRNLLRPIQDQEVKDALFQMHPDKSPEPDGMNPKFFQKYWHIRKKVGKDGYMVLKLDLSKAYDRVDWLFLCAILSRLGFDDKWVWLIFGCLSSVQFHVVSSGYTLGPITPSIGLRQGDPISPYLFLKCAEGFSTLIRSFEDRKLIHGCKVANGAPIVSHMLFANDSFLYCKATEQEVANIQQMLDVFAKASGQQVNFTKSSVFFSTNTTSMRQTICNRMGIREADEKSKYLGLPSTIGRNKIATFSYVVDKVHKRVQTWDNKFLSKAGKEVLIKSVIQALPAYTMNVFLLPVSISTDVVEILVEKQ
- the LOC133038046 gene encoding uncharacterized protein LOC133038046; protein product: MLSWNCRGLGPTRNVQFLKELVAQERPKVIFLCETLCNKEKLELLCRSLEYEGCFVVEANGRSEGLALFWKNEEEVNVDSFFTNHIDSLVQFEGYGKFRFTGLYGEPNRSLRRNTWKLLWTLYARSKEVWCIMGDFNNVLHNSEKIGGNPYPTWLIEGFKEVTQQCGLIDLEMNGHPFTWEKSRDTPQWIEAKLDRTMVNHDWLIKFPDAKLFNTEVSPSDHSPLFLDMEHQVAVERVRHFRFENCWVRFQECEAIIQDSWSNGLLMHQNQLCGQALQDWGTHV